The Parus major isolate Abel chromosome 5, Parus_major1.1, whole genome shotgun sequence genome contains a region encoding:
- the RPS6KB2 gene encoding ribosomal protein S6 kinase beta-2 isoform X1, with amino-acid sequence MAGVFDIDLETEEGSDGDEAELGADMELEPRGNGLEPVGHYEEIEISESSVNNGPEHIGPHCFELLRVLGKGGYGKVFQVRKVQGTNTGKIFAMKVLKKAKIACNAKDTAHTRAERNILEAVKHPFIVDLIYAFQTGGKLYLILECLSGGELFMQLEREGIFLEDTACFYLSEITLALGHLHSHGIIYRDLKPENIMLNSQGHIKLTDFGLCKESIHDGAVTHTFCGTIEYMAPEILVRSGHNRAVDWWSLGALMYDMLTGSPPFTAENRKKTIDKILKGKLVLPPYLTPDARDLLKKFLKRNPSQRVGGGPGDAADVQKQPFFRHINWEDLLARRLDPPFKPCLQSEEDVSQFDTRFTRQTPVDSPDDAAISESANQAFLGFTYVAPSVLESIKEGFSFQPKVRSPRRLNSSPRTPVSPVKFSPFEVFKPVVPGDPMELGPPQPPPPEGTAPLPIKPSGGAKKQKGGRGRVPR; translated from the exons ATGGCGGGGGTGTTCGACATCGACCTGGAGACCGAGGAGGGCAGCGACGGGGACGAGGCCGAGCTGGGCGCC GACATGGAGCTGGAGCCACGGGGGAACGGCCTGGA GCCGGTGGGACACTATGAAGAGATCGAGATTTCCGAGAGCAGCGTCAACAATGGCCCTGAGCACATCGGCCCCCACTGCTTCGAGCTGCTCCGCGTCCTGGGCAAGGGTGGCTACGGCAAG GTATTCCAGGTGCGCAAAGTGCAGGGCACCAACACGGGGAAGATCTTCGCCATGAAGGTCCTGAAGAAG GCCAAGATCGCCTGCAACGCCAAGGACACGGCGCACACCCGGGCAGAGAGGAACATCCTGGAGGCCGTCAAGCACCCCTTCATCGTTGACCTCATCTACGCCTTCCAGACGGGCGGCAAGCTCTACCTCATCCTGGAGTGCCTCAGCG GTGGAGAGCTCTTCATGCAGCTGGAGCGGGAAGGGATCTTCCTGGAGGACACTGCCTG TTTCTACCTGAGCGAGATCACCCTGGCACTAGGTCACCTGCATTCCCATGGGATCATCTACCGGGATCTTAAGCCAGAGAATATCATGCTCAACAGCCAAG GTCACATCAAGCTGACAGACTTTGGGCTGTGCAAGGAGTCCATCCATGACGGAGCCGTCACCCACACCTTCTGCGGCACCATTGAGTACAT GGCCCCCGAGATCCTGGTGCGGAGCGGGCACAACCGGGCAGTGGACTGGTGGAGCCTGGGCGCCCTGATGTACGACATGCTCACCGGATCG CCACCGTTCACCGCCGAGAACCGCAAGAAGACCATTGACAAGATCCTCAAGGGGAAGCTGGTGCTGCCGCCCTACCTGACACCCGATGCTCGTGACCTCCTCAAAAAG TTCCTCAAGCGGAACCCCAGCCAGCGGGTTGGGGGGGGCCCCGGTGACGCGGCCGATGTGCAG aaacAGCCCTTCTTCCGCCACATCAACTGGGAGGACCTGCTGGCGCGCAGGCTGGACCCCCCCTTCAAACCCTGCCTG CAGTCAGAGGAGGACGTGAGCCAGTTTGACACCCGCTTCACCCGCCAGACCCCCGTGGACAGCCCTGACGATGCTGCCATCAGCGAGAGCGCCAACCAGGCCTTCCTG GGTTTCACCTACGTAGCCCCCTCCGTGCTGGAGAGCATCAAGGAGGGGttctccttccagcccaaggTGCGCTCCCCCCGGCGCCTCAACAGCAGCCCCCGCACCCCTGTCAG CCCTGTGAAGTTCTCCCCCTTCGAGGTGTTCAAGCCGGTGGTGCCAGGCGACCCCATGGAGTTGgggcccccccagccccccccGCCCGAGGGCACAGCCCCCCTGCCCATCAAACCCTCGGGAGGGGCCAAGAAGCAGAAGGGGGGCCGGGGTCGGGTGCCCAGGTAG
- the PTPRCAP gene encoding protein tyrosine phosphatase receptor type C-associated protein, with amino-acid sequence MAGPRWHPVLLALAGPAAAGEPAGARNDRAVAALLGLLLCLALGLALAWHHLCRLSAGRYHPRPLGRRALELLRGRWHRLRSPEDPAVALGDGDGGMTVRDEEEELMPWSLERRPKQDEEEDEQEEDEQEKDEKEEDEKEEDEEEAEAAPQGGENPLSEGEAAGGSAKALLSDLHAFSGTAAWGDARPHVTAL; translated from the exons ATG GCTGGCCCGCGGTGGCACCCGGTGCTGCTGGCGCtggcggggccggcggcggccGGGGAGCCCGCGGGGGCCCGCAATGACAGGGCGGTGGCCgccctgctggggctcctgctgtgcctAGCGCTGGGGCTGGCGCTGGCCTGGCACCACCTGTGCCGCCTCTCGGCCGGCCGCTACCACCCCCGGCCCTTGGGCCGCCGGGCGCTGGAGCTGCTGCGGGGACGGTGGCACCGGCTGCGCTCACCGGAGGACCCTGCCGTGGCCCTCGGGGACGGTGACGGGGGGATGACCGTGAGGGACGAGGAGGAAGAGCTGATGCCCTGGAGCCTGGAGCGGCGGCCGaagcaggatgaggaggaggatgaacAGGAGGAGGATGAACAGGAGAAGGATgagaaggaggaggatgagaaggaggaggatgaggaagaggcCGAGGCAGCACCACAGGGCGGGGAGAATCCCCTGAGTGAGGGGGAGGCAGCGGGGGGCAGCGCCAAGGCCCTGCTCAGTGACCTGCACGCCTTCTCGGGGACAGCGGCCTGGGGGGACGCGCGGCCACACGTCACCGCCTTGTGA
- the RPS6KB2 gene encoding ribosomal protein S6 kinase beta-2 isoform X4: MAGVFDIDLETEEGSDGDEAELGADMELEPRGNGLEPVGHYEEIEISESSVNNGPEHIGPHCFELLRVLGKGGYGKVFQVRKVQGTNTGKIFAMKVLKKAKIACNAKDTAHTRAERNILEAVKHPFIVDLIYAFQTGGKLYLILECLSGGELFMQLEREGIFLEDTACFYLSEITLALGHLHSHGIIYRDLKPENIMLNSQGHIKLTDFGLCKESIHDGAVTHTFCGTIEYMAPEILVRSGHNRAVDWWSLGALMYDMLTGSPPFTAENRKKTIDKILKGKLVLPPYLTPDARDLLKKFLKRNPSQRVGGGPGDAADVQKQPFFRHINWEDLLARRLDPPFKPCLQSEEDVSQFDTRFTRQTPVDSPDDAAISESANQAFLGFTYVAPSVLESIKEGFSFQPKVRSPRRLNSSPRTPVRRCRSGSHRGSS; encoded by the exons ATGGCGGGGGTGTTCGACATCGACCTGGAGACCGAGGAGGGCAGCGACGGGGACGAGGCCGAGCTGGGCGCC GACATGGAGCTGGAGCCACGGGGGAACGGCCTGGA GCCGGTGGGACACTATGAAGAGATCGAGATTTCCGAGAGCAGCGTCAACAATGGCCCTGAGCACATCGGCCCCCACTGCTTCGAGCTGCTCCGCGTCCTGGGCAAGGGTGGCTACGGCAAG GTATTCCAGGTGCGCAAAGTGCAGGGCACCAACACGGGGAAGATCTTCGCCATGAAGGTCCTGAAGAAG GCCAAGATCGCCTGCAACGCCAAGGACACGGCGCACACCCGGGCAGAGAGGAACATCCTGGAGGCCGTCAAGCACCCCTTCATCGTTGACCTCATCTACGCCTTCCAGACGGGCGGCAAGCTCTACCTCATCCTGGAGTGCCTCAGCG GTGGAGAGCTCTTCATGCAGCTGGAGCGGGAAGGGATCTTCCTGGAGGACACTGCCTG TTTCTACCTGAGCGAGATCACCCTGGCACTAGGTCACCTGCATTCCCATGGGATCATCTACCGGGATCTTAAGCCAGAGAATATCATGCTCAACAGCCAAG GTCACATCAAGCTGACAGACTTTGGGCTGTGCAAGGAGTCCATCCATGACGGAGCCGTCACCCACACCTTCTGCGGCACCATTGAGTACAT GGCCCCCGAGATCCTGGTGCGGAGCGGGCACAACCGGGCAGTGGACTGGTGGAGCCTGGGCGCCCTGATGTACGACATGCTCACCGGATCG CCACCGTTCACCGCCGAGAACCGCAAGAAGACCATTGACAAGATCCTCAAGGGGAAGCTGGTGCTGCCGCCCTACCTGACACCCGATGCTCGTGACCTCCTCAAAAAG TTCCTCAAGCGGAACCCCAGCCAGCGGGTTGGGGGGGGCCCCGGTGACGCGGCCGATGTGCAG aaacAGCCCTTCTTCCGCCACATCAACTGGGAGGACCTGCTGGCGCGCAGGCTGGACCCCCCCTTCAAACCCTGCCTG CAGTCAGAGGAGGACGTGAGCCAGTTTGACACCCGCTTCACCCGCCAGACCCCCGTGGACAGCCCTGACGATGCTGCCATCAGCGAGAGCGCCAACCAGGCCTTCCTG GGTTTCACCTACGTAGCCCCCTCCGTGCTGGAGAGCATCAAGGAGGGGttctccttccagcccaaggTGCGCTCCCCCCGGCGCCTCAACAGCAGCCCCCGCACCCCTGTCAG GCGGTGCAGAAGCGGGAGCCATCGCGGCTCCAGCTGA
- the CARNS1 gene encoding carnosine synthase 1: MLSKSQPSPERVPSPEEQEWAGPEALCPGWLEDEAPDGEVPGDSGDPDCATHAYERLQSALCQEGLPPTLDCSGEPRTGFGPLDMTVCILGSPTPFLPVLLEGGTRCPGAMVLCLSPTWASRVPSETSPGAWSLLLSRGVSFRVGGHSALETFVPPRRANYVTGTFSPGDPESGWVGELARDLDCPTGGSVPLAHRLEDTLVTRWVLAAHAKLPVPPTLAFVLGTRGDLPAEPVAPGVRLVRLEDPQGQQSLVQEEVGAFLGGTAMEPYGQVVVRPAGWRWWGTGTRSTHRKEEGAAVAQAVGARLRGLTEEDSVLLEAMVPTARLPAPPPRSPAPRLPMALRICTLVCRSWGDRPQLCQVACAMGRAESPVRHGAALPLGLDSSLQQWGVVAPSQRQALATRLREATEAAMAALLATEADLSPQQRGGTRARTDILGVDFLLACVDESLELVALATNSQRCLETCALAEAMGRGVGEPRGDLPRLLAEAMLHRAQCHLVEGKDILLIGAGGVSKSFVWEAARDYGLRIHLVESDPEHFAAGLVQTFLPYDSREHRRDEEHAERVLELLRSRGLRPHACLSYWDDCVVLAALVCQGLGLRGPAPAAVRVAKQKSRTHRHLQRCRRGRPPPAAFAVPCRRLQSHGDVERAASAMPFPAVAKLEFGAGAVGVRLVENAVQCHAHAARLWRDLRDDADHPGIGLGWGNAMLLMEYVPGTEHDVDLVVFEGRLLGAWVSDNGPTRVPAFLETAACLPSCLPADRQAQLVRAALECCRACGLRDGVFNVELKLGPAGPRLLEINPRMGGFYLRDWIREVYGPDLLLAAVLVALGVPPVLPARPAARTHLAGVMCLGSEHGEILAGGGGMEALRELHGRGLVRLNRLFEEPEGAGEYEEPLLSVACSGATLAEACERLLGLCQGLGIDSPRYPVEHFLSHFK, encoded by the exons ATG CTCTCGAAGTCGCAGCCGAGCCCGGAGCGGGTGCCCAGCCCGGAGGAGCAGGAGTGGGCAGGGCCCGAGGCGCTGTGCCCGGGCTGGCTGGAGGACGAGGCCCCCGATGGCGAAGTGcccggggacagcggggaccCCGACTGTGCCACCCACGCCTACGAGCGGCTCCAGAGCGCCCTGTGCCAGGAGGGGCTTCCCCCCACGCTGGACTGCTCCGGGGAGCCCCGCACGG GATTTGGCCCGCTGGACATGACCGTTTGCATCCTGGGCTCCCCCACCCCcttcctgcctgtcctgctggagGGTGGCACCCGCTGCCCAG GTGCCATGGTGCTGTGCCTGTCCCCCACCTGGGCCAGCCGGGTGCCATCGGAGACGTCTCCAGGCGCCtggtccctgctgctctctcgGGGGGTCTCCTTCAGGGTGGGGGGGCACAGCGCCCTGGAGACCTTCGTGCCCCCCCGCCGCGCCAACTACGTGACGGGCACCTTCTCGCCGGGGGACCCCGAGAGTGGCTGGGTGGGCGAGCTGGCCCGTGACCTCGACTGCCCCACGGGGGGCTCGGTCCCGCTCGCCCACCGGCTCGAGGACACGCTGGTCACCCGCTGGGTGCTGGCGGCTCATGCCAAGCTGCCTGTGCCCCCCACCCTGGCCTTTGTCCTGGGGACCAGGGGAGACCTGCCCGCCGAGCCCGTGGCCCCCGGGGTGAGGCTGGTGCGGCTGGAGGACCCCCAGGGCCAACAGAGCCTGgtgcaggaggaggtgggagcCTTCCTGGGGGGCACCGCCATGGAGCCCTACGGCCAG GTGGTGGTGCGGCCGGCGGGGTGGCGGTGGTGGGGGACAGGCACCCGCAGCACCcacaggaaggaggagggggcGGCGGTGGCGCAGGCGGTGGGTGCCCGGCTCCGGGGGCTGACGGAGGAGGACAGCGTCCTGCTGGAGGCCATGGTGCCCACCGCCCGCCTGCCCGCGCCCCCCCCAC GCAGCCCAGCCCCGCGGCTGCCCATGGCCCTGCGCATCTGCACCCTCGTCTGCAGGTCCTGGGGGGACcggccccagctctgccag GTGGCCTGTGCCATGGGACGCGCGGAGAGTCCGGTGCGTCACGGCGCGGCGCTGCCCCTGGGCCTGGACTCCAGCTTGCAGCAGTGGGGGGTGGTGGCCCCCAGCCAGCGACAGGCGTTGGCCACGCGGCTGCGGGAGGCCACCGAGGCTGCCATGGCTGCCCTCCTGGCCACCGAGGCCGACCTGAGCCCGCAGCAGCGCGGTGGCACTCGTGCCCGCACCGACATCCTGG GCGTGGATTTCCTGCTGGCGTGCGTGGATGAATCGCTGGAGCTGGTGGCCCTGGCCACCAACAGCCAGCGGTGCCTGGAGACCTGCGCGCTGGCCGAGGCCATGGGGCGCGGCGTGGGCGAGCCCCGCGGGGACCTTCCGCGGCTGCTGGCCGAGGCCATGCTGCACCGGGCTCAGTGTCACCTGGTCGAGGGCAAGGACATCCTGCTCATCGGGGCCGGGGGCGTCAGCAAGAGCTTCGTGTGGGAGGCGGCCCGCGACTACGGGCTGAGG ATCCACCTGGTGGAGTCGGACCCGGAGCACTTCGCGGCGGGGCTGGTGCAGACCTTCCTGCCCTACGACAGCCGGGAGCACCGGCGGGACGAGGAGCACGCGGAGcgggtgctggagctgctgcgCTCCCGGGGGCTGAGGCCCCACGCCTGCCTCTCCTACTGGGACGACTGCGTGGTGCTGGCGGCCCTggtgtgccaggggctggggctccgcggccccgcgcccgccgccgtGCGGGTGGCCAAGCAGAAGAGCCGCACTCATCGGCATCTGCAGCGCTGCCGCCGCGGCCGCCCGCCTCCCGCCGCCTTCGCCGTGCCCTGCCGCCGCCTGCAGAGCCACGGCGACGTGGAGCGGGCGGCGAGCGCCATGCCCTTCCCCGCCGTGGCCAAGCTGGAGTTCGGAGCGGGCGCCGTGGGCGTGCGTCTGGTGGAGAACGCCGTGCAGTGCCACGCTCACGCCGCCCGGCTCTGGAGGGACCTGCGCGACGACGCCGACCACCCGGGCAtcgggctgggctggggcaacGCCATGCTGCTCATGGAGTACGTGCCGGGCACCGAGCACGACGTGGACCTGGTGGTCTTCGAGGGGCGGCTGCTGGGTGCCTGGGTGTCGGACAACGGCCCCACGCGTGTCCCCGCCTTCCTGGAGACGGCGGcctgcctgccctcctgcctgcccgCCGACCGGCAGGCGCAGCTGGTGCGGGCGGCGCTGGAATGCTGCCGGGCGTGCGGGCTGCGCGACGGCGTCTTCAACGTGGAGCTCAAGCTGGggccggcggggccgcgccTGCTGGAGATCAACCCCCGCATGGGGGGCTTCTACCTGCGCGACTGGATCCGCGAGGTCTACGGCCCCGACCTGCTGCTGGCCGCCGTGCTGGTGGCGCTGGGCGTGCCGCCGGTGCTGCCCGCTCGCCCCGCGGCCCGCACGCACCTGGCCGGGGTGATGTGCCTGGGATCGGAGCACGGCGAGATCCTGGCGGGCGGCGGGGGCATGGAGGCTCTGCGGGAGCTGCACGGCCGCGGGCTCGTCCGCCTCAACCGGCTCTTCGAGGAGCCCGAGGGGGCCGGGGAGTACGAGGAGCCGCTGCTGAGCGTGGCGTGCTCTGGGGCCACGCTGGCCGAGGCTTGCGAGCgcctgctggggctctgccaggggctgggcatCGACTCCCCGCGATATCCCGTGGAGCACTTCTTGTCCCACTTCAAATAG
- the RPS6KB2 gene encoding ribosomal protein S6 kinase beta-2 isoform X2: protein MAGVFDIDLETEEGSDGDEAELGADMELEPRGNGLEPVGHYEEIEISESSVNNGPEHIGPHCFELLRVLGKGGYGKVFQVRKVQGTNTGKIFAMKVLKKAKIACNAKDTAHTRAERNILEAVKHPFIVDLIYAFQTGGKLYLILECLSGGELFMQLEREGIFLEDTACFYLSEITLALGHLHSHGIIYRDLKPENIMLNSQGHIKLTDFGLCKESIHDGAVTHTFCGTIEYMAPEILVRSGHNRAVDWWSLGALMYDMLTGSPPFTAENRKKTIDKILKGKLVLPPYLTPDARDLLKKFLKRNPSQRVGGGPGDAADVQKQPFFRHINWEDLLARRLDPPFKPCLSEEDVSQFDTRFTRQTPVDSPDDAAISESANQAFLGFTYVAPSVLESIKEGFSFQPKVRSPRRLNSSPRTPVSPVKFSPFEVFKPVVPGDPMELGPPQPPPPEGTAPLPIKPSGGAKKQKGGRGRVPR, encoded by the exons ATGGCGGGGGTGTTCGACATCGACCTGGAGACCGAGGAGGGCAGCGACGGGGACGAGGCCGAGCTGGGCGCC GACATGGAGCTGGAGCCACGGGGGAACGGCCTGGA GCCGGTGGGACACTATGAAGAGATCGAGATTTCCGAGAGCAGCGTCAACAATGGCCCTGAGCACATCGGCCCCCACTGCTTCGAGCTGCTCCGCGTCCTGGGCAAGGGTGGCTACGGCAAG GTATTCCAGGTGCGCAAAGTGCAGGGCACCAACACGGGGAAGATCTTCGCCATGAAGGTCCTGAAGAAG GCCAAGATCGCCTGCAACGCCAAGGACACGGCGCACACCCGGGCAGAGAGGAACATCCTGGAGGCCGTCAAGCACCCCTTCATCGTTGACCTCATCTACGCCTTCCAGACGGGCGGCAAGCTCTACCTCATCCTGGAGTGCCTCAGCG GTGGAGAGCTCTTCATGCAGCTGGAGCGGGAAGGGATCTTCCTGGAGGACACTGCCTG TTTCTACCTGAGCGAGATCACCCTGGCACTAGGTCACCTGCATTCCCATGGGATCATCTACCGGGATCTTAAGCCAGAGAATATCATGCTCAACAGCCAAG GTCACATCAAGCTGACAGACTTTGGGCTGTGCAAGGAGTCCATCCATGACGGAGCCGTCACCCACACCTTCTGCGGCACCATTGAGTACAT GGCCCCCGAGATCCTGGTGCGGAGCGGGCACAACCGGGCAGTGGACTGGTGGAGCCTGGGCGCCCTGATGTACGACATGCTCACCGGATCG CCACCGTTCACCGCCGAGAACCGCAAGAAGACCATTGACAAGATCCTCAAGGGGAAGCTGGTGCTGCCGCCCTACCTGACACCCGATGCTCGTGACCTCCTCAAAAAG TTCCTCAAGCGGAACCCCAGCCAGCGGGTTGGGGGGGGCCCCGGTGACGCGGCCGATGTGCAG aaacAGCCCTTCTTCCGCCACATCAACTGGGAGGACCTGCTGGCGCGCAGGCTGGACCCCCCCTTCAAACCCTGCCTG TCAGAGGAGGACGTGAGCCAGTTTGACACCCGCTTCACCCGCCAGACCCCCGTGGACAGCCCTGACGATGCTGCCATCAGCGAGAGCGCCAACCAGGCCTTCCTG GGTTTCACCTACGTAGCCCCCTCCGTGCTGGAGAGCATCAAGGAGGGGttctccttccagcccaaggTGCGCTCCCCCCGGCGCCTCAACAGCAGCCCCCGCACCCCTGTCAG CCCTGTGAAGTTCTCCCCCTTCGAGGTGTTCAAGCCGGTGGTGCCAGGCGACCCCATGGAGTTGgggcccccccagccccccccGCCCGAGGGCACAGCCCCCCTGCCCATCAAACCCTCGGGAGGGGCCAAGAAGCAGAAGGGGGGCCGGGGTCGGGTGCCCAGGTAG
- the PPP1CA gene encoding serine/threonine-protein phosphatase PP1-alpha catalytic subunit encodes MADTEKLNLDSIISRLLEVQGSRPGKNVQLTENEIRGLCLKSREIFLSQPILLELEAPLKICGDIHGQYYDLLRLFEYGGFPPESNYLFLGDYVDRGKQSLETICLLLAYKIKYPENFFLLRGNHECASINRIYGFYDECKRRYNIKLWKTFTDCFNCLPIAAIVDEKIFCCHGGLSPDLQSMEQIRRIMRPTDVPDQGLLCDLLWSDPDKDVQGWGENDRGVSFTFGAEVVAKFLHKHDLDLICRAHQVVEDGYEFFAKRQLVTLFSAPNYCGEFDNAGAMMSVDETLMCSFQILKPADKNKGKYGQFSGLNPAGRPVTPPRNSAKAKK; translated from the exons ATGGCGGACACCGAGAAGCTCAACCTCGACTCCATCATCAGCCGCCTCCTGGAGG TCCAAGGGTCGCGGCCGGGGAAGAACGTGCAGCTGACGGAGAACGAGATCCGGGGGCTGTGCCTCAAATCCCGGGAGATCTTCCTGAGCCAGCccatcctgctggagctggaggcacCCCTCAAGATCTGCG GTGACATCCACGGGCAGTACTACGACCTGCTGAGGCTCTTTGAGTACGGAGGCTTCCCCCCTGAGAGCAACTACCTGTTTTTGGGAGACTACGTGGACCGGGGCAAGCAGTCACTGGAGACCATCTGCCTGCTGCTCGCCTACAAGATCAAGTACCCTGAGAACTTCTTCCTGCTGCGGGGCAACCACGAGTGTGCCAGCATCAACCGCATCTATGGCTTCTATGACGAGT GCAAGCGAAGATACAACATCAAGCTCTGGAAGACCTTCACTGACTGCTTCAATTGTTTGCCCATTGCCGCCATCGTGGATGAGAAGATCTTCTGCTGCCACGGAG ggctgtccccagaCCTGCAGTCGATGGAGCAGATCCGGCGGATCATGCGGCCCACGGATGTCCCGGAtcaggggctgctctgtgaCCTGCTCTGGTCCGACCCCGACAAGGAcgtgcagggctggggggagaaCGACCGTGGGGTCTCCTTCACCTTTGGGGCCGAGGTGGTGGCCAAATTCCTGCACAAGCACGATCTGGACCTCATCTGCCGGGCACACCAG GTGGTGGAGGATGGCTACGAGTTCTTCGCCAAGCGCCAGCTCGTCACCCTCTTCTCGGCCCCCAACTACTGCGGCGAGTTCGACAACGCCGGCGCCATGATGAGCGTGGATGAGACACTCATGTGCTCTTTCCAG ATTTTGAAGCCGGCTGACAAGAACAAGGGCAAATATGGGCAGTTCAGCGGGCTGAACCCCGCCGGGCGCCCCGTCACCCCTCCCCGAAACTCTGCCAAAGCCAAGAAATGA
- the RPS6KB2 gene encoding ribosomal protein S6 kinase beta-2 isoform X3 produces the protein MAGVFDIDLETEEGSDGDEAELGADMELEPRGNGLEPVGHYEEIEISESSVNNGPEHIGPHCFELLRVLGKGGYGKVFQAKIACNAKDTAHTRAERNILEAVKHPFIVDLIYAFQTGGKLYLILECLSGGELFMQLEREGIFLEDTACFYLSEITLALGHLHSHGIIYRDLKPENIMLNSQGHIKLTDFGLCKESIHDGAVTHTFCGTIEYMAPEILVRSGHNRAVDWWSLGALMYDMLTGSPPFTAENRKKTIDKILKGKLVLPPYLTPDARDLLKKFLKRNPSQRVGGGPGDAADVQKQPFFRHINWEDLLARRLDPPFKPCLQSEEDVSQFDTRFTRQTPVDSPDDAAISESANQAFLGFTYVAPSVLESIKEGFSFQPKVRSPRRLNSSPRTPVSPVKFSPFEVFKPVVPGDPMELGPPQPPPPEGTAPLPIKPSGGAKKQKGGRGRVPR, from the exons ATGGCGGGGGTGTTCGACATCGACCTGGAGACCGAGGAGGGCAGCGACGGGGACGAGGCCGAGCTGGGCGCC GACATGGAGCTGGAGCCACGGGGGAACGGCCTGGA GCCGGTGGGACACTATGAAGAGATCGAGATTTCCGAGAGCAGCGTCAACAATGGCCCTGAGCACATCGGCCCCCACTGCTTCGAGCTGCTCCGCGTCCTGGGCAAGGGTGGCTACGGCAAG GTATTCCAG GCCAAGATCGCCTGCAACGCCAAGGACACGGCGCACACCCGGGCAGAGAGGAACATCCTGGAGGCCGTCAAGCACCCCTTCATCGTTGACCTCATCTACGCCTTCCAGACGGGCGGCAAGCTCTACCTCATCCTGGAGTGCCTCAGCG GTGGAGAGCTCTTCATGCAGCTGGAGCGGGAAGGGATCTTCCTGGAGGACACTGCCTG TTTCTACCTGAGCGAGATCACCCTGGCACTAGGTCACCTGCATTCCCATGGGATCATCTACCGGGATCTTAAGCCAGAGAATATCATGCTCAACAGCCAAG GTCACATCAAGCTGACAGACTTTGGGCTGTGCAAGGAGTCCATCCATGACGGAGCCGTCACCCACACCTTCTGCGGCACCATTGAGTACAT GGCCCCCGAGATCCTGGTGCGGAGCGGGCACAACCGGGCAGTGGACTGGTGGAGCCTGGGCGCCCTGATGTACGACATGCTCACCGGATCG CCACCGTTCACCGCCGAGAACCGCAAGAAGACCATTGACAAGATCCTCAAGGGGAAGCTGGTGCTGCCGCCCTACCTGACACCCGATGCTCGTGACCTCCTCAAAAAG TTCCTCAAGCGGAACCCCAGCCAGCGGGTTGGGGGGGGCCCCGGTGACGCGGCCGATGTGCAG aaacAGCCCTTCTTCCGCCACATCAACTGGGAGGACCTGCTGGCGCGCAGGCTGGACCCCCCCTTCAAACCCTGCCTG CAGTCAGAGGAGGACGTGAGCCAGTTTGACACCCGCTTCACCCGCCAGACCCCCGTGGACAGCCCTGACGATGCTGCCATCAGCGAGAGCGCCAACCAGGCCTTCCTG GGTTTCACCTACGTAGCCCCCTCCGTGCTGGAGAGCATCAAGGAGGGGttctccttccagcccaaggTGCGCTCCCCCCGGCGCCTCAACAGCAGCCCCCGCACCCCTGTCAG CCCTGTGAAGTTCTCCCCCTTCGAGGTGTTCAAGCCGGTGGTGCCAGGCGACCCCATGGAGTTGgggcccccccagccccccccGCCCGAGGGCACAGCCCCCCTGCCCATCAAACCCTCGGGAGGGGCCAAGAAGCAGAAGGGGGGCCGGGGTCGGGTGCCCAGGTAG